The Sandaracinobacteroides saxicola nucleotide sequence CGGACGCCGGACAGCCTGGAGGATGATCTGCCCGACCTGGCGGAAGGCGGGCGGTTCGTGCCGGCGCCGGTGCATCGGCTGGACCGCGATACCAGCGGCTGCCTGTTGCTGGCACGGCGGCGGGCGGCGCTGATCGCGTTCAATGCGCTGTGGGCGGCGCGGGGGGTGGAAAAAACCTATTGGGCGGTGGTGACGGGCAAGGTGGGGGGCGAGGCCGGGGTGGTGGATGCGGCGCTGGCGAAGATCTCCAGCGCGGCGCGCGGCTGGCGGATGGTGGTGCGCGGCGACGGCAAGGCGGCGCGCACGGGCTGGCGGGTGCTGGCGCGGGGCGACGGTGCCGCGCTGGTGGAATTCCGGCCGGAGACGGGCCGGACGCACCAGATCCGGGTGCACGCCGGGCTGTTGGGCGAAGGCTGCGCGGTGGCGGGCGATCCCGTCTATGGCGACGGCGTGGGCGGGATGGCGCTGCACGCGCGCGGGTTGGGGGTGCCGGCGCTGCTGGGGGAAGCGGCGTTCATGGTGACGGCGGAACCGCCCGAGGGGTTCAGGGCGCAGATGGCGCGGTTTGCCCTGACCAGCGGATGAGCGCGTCGGCGATGGCATCGGGATCGATGCGGTACTGGCCACTGGCGATGGCGGCCTTGACGCGGGCAACCTTGGCCTCGTCGATGGGCGGGGTGATGGCGAGTTCGCGGGCGAGCTGGGCGATTTCGTCGTTCAATGGTGGTTCTCGTTCGGTCATCCTGCCCCCCTTTGACGGCAGCGCCGCCCCCGCCTTGCCCCGCGACCCGCGCCTGCATAGATGATCTACAAATGGCGAGCCGTCCTGACAACCCGCATGGCCATGACCGTTTCATGGAGGAAGGCGCCACCTTCGCGGTGCGGGGCAAGGAGGTGCCCGACCTGGAGCGCGGGGTGGAGGCGATCCGCAACACGCTGAAGACGCTGGGGCGCGGACCGGGCGTTTATCGCATGGTCGATGCCGGCGACCATGTGCTGTATGTGGGCAAGGCGAAATCGCTGCGGGCGCGGGTGACCAATTACACGCAGGTGAGCCGGCTGCCGCGCCGGTTGCAGCGGATGGTGGCGCAGACGCGCGGCATGACGATCGTGACCACCAACAGCGAGGCGGAGGCGCTGCTGCTGGAGGCGCAGCTGATCAAGCGCTTCCGGCCGCCGTACAATGTGCTGCTGCGCGACGACAAGAGCTTCCCCTTCATCGTGCTGCGGGAGGATCATGACTTCGCCCGGATCGGCAAGCATCGCGGCGCGCGCGCGGCCAAGGCGCTGTATTACGGGCCGTTCGCCAGCGCCGGCAGCGTCAACATGACGCTGAACGCGTTGCAGAAGATTTTCCTGCTGCGGAGTTGCAGCGACAGTTATTTCGCCAACCGCGACCGGCCCTGCCTGCTATACCAGATTAAGCGCTGCTCGGCGCCGTGCGTCGGGCGGGTCACGCCGGAGGGTTATGGCGAGCTGGTGGCCGATGCGAAGGCCTTCCTGAGCGGCCGCAGCGTGGGGGTACAGAAGAAGCTGGGCGCGGCGATGCAGGCGGCGGCGGAGGCGCGGGATTATGAGCTGGCCGCGGTCTACCGTGACCGGCTGAAGGCGCTGACCTTCATCCAGGGCACGCAGGGCATCAATGCCGAGGATGAGCGGCTGGATGCCGACGTGTTCGCGCTGGCGGCCAAGGAAGGCTGCCTGTGCATCCAGGCCTTCTTCATTCGGGGCGGGCAGAATTGGGGGCACCGCGCCTTCTTCCCGGCGCATGTCAGCGACGTGCCGGAGGAGGAGGTGCTGATGAGCTTCCTCGCCCAGCTGTATGAGGAGATGGCGCCGCCGGCGCAGCTGCTGCTCGACCGCGCGCTTCCCGAAGCGGCGCTGCTGGAGGAGGCATTGTCCGCCCGCGCCGGGCATCGGGTGGCGGTGAAGCATCCGCAGCGCGGCAGCCTGACGCGGCTGACGGCGCAGGCCGCGCGCAACGCGGTGGAGGCGCTCGACCGGCGGCTGATGGAGGGCAACACGCAGGCGAAGCATCTGCGCGGGCTGGCCGAGCTGTTCGGGCTGGAGGAGGCGCCGGGCCGGATCGAAATCTATGACAACAGCCATATCATGGGGACCAACGCGCTGGGGGCGATGGTGGTCGCCGGACCGGAGGGCTTCCGCAAGGGCCAGTATCGCAAGTTCAACATGAAGGCGGCGGATGTGACGCCCGGTGATGATTTCGGCATGATGAAGGCGATGCTGCGGCGGCGCTTCGCGCGGCTGGAGGCGGAGGACCCGGGGCGCGAGGCCGGGGAGTGGCCCGACCTGCTGCTGATCGACGGCGGCAAGGGCCAGGTGAGCGCGGTGGTGGCGGCGCTGGCGGAAGCAGGCATCGAGGATGTGCCGATCGTCGGCGTGGCGAAAGGGCCGGACCGCAACGCCGGGCGGGAGACATTCCACCTGCCGGACGGGCGGGAGATCAGCCTGCCCCCCAATGATCCGCTGCTGTTCTTCATCCAGCGGCTGCGCGACGAGGCGCATCGCTTTGCCATCGGGGCGCATCGCGACAAGCGATCGAAGGCGCTGGGGGTGAGCACGCTGGACGAGGTGCCCGGCATCGGGCCTGCAAGGAAGAAGGCGCTGCTGATGCATTTCGGCACGGCGCGGGCGGTGAAGGCGGCGGCGCTGGAGGATCTGTTGAAGGCGCCGGGGATCAACCGGGCGACGGCGGAGGCGGTGTGGGGGCATTTTCACCCCTGAAAAGCGGGGGGCGTGCGACGAAATGTGAACGATGCTTCATGAAACCCCTTGCGGAAAACGCAGCGTTTGAGGCAGGTTGCCGGCGGGCAAAATCCCAAGGGTCACAGGGAGCATTGTGCATGACATATCAGATTTCGAAGGGCCTGGTCGGGGCCGTGCTGTTGGCGGGTGCGTCGACGGCGTCTGCCGGCATTGCCAGCGGTGGCCATTGGCAGGCGGTGAACGACATCGTCGGCCAGACCTCCACGGCGACGGTCGCCGGTGGTGGCAACCCGCTCTACATCCCGCCGAAACCGCAATACAGCGGCTCGGTCGGCATCCTGATGGATTATGGCGCCGATGGCGCGTTCGTCTGCTCCGGCAGCCTGGTGAACAACAATGCCGTGGTGACGGCGGCGCATTGCGTCAGCGACGGCACGGCGGCGCGCCCCCTGTCCACGACGGTGTTCTTCTACGGCGGGCAGGATGATCCGGCGCTCTATGCCAACGGTTCGCCGGCGACCCGTATCGCGGTGAGCAGCATCCGGGTGAACAGCGCCTACACCGGCGAGGTGATCGATGAGAATGACATCGCCATCCTGCGGCTGGCGACCGACGCGCCGGGCTTCGCGCCGCGCATCGGCCTGTCGTCGCTGACCGACCTGACCGGCGTGGAGCATATCATCGCCGGCTATGGCGTCCGTTCGGACACCGGCGGCTCGATCGGCTCCAACCTGGGTACCGGCCGGCTGCGCTATGCCGGCAACCGCTGGGACTTCCGCTTCGGCGATGCCGATTTCAACGGCTACTGGAATGGGGCCTTCGGTTCGGCCTCGGTGGACAATGTCTGGATCTCCGACTTCGACAATGGCACGGCGTTCCGCGACGGCTCGTGCAATGTCGGCATCTTCGAGGGCTTCAGCGATCCGGTGTTCAGCAGCGCCAAATATTGCAACACCGGCATCGGCGCCTTCGAAGGCATCGGCGGCGGCGGTGATTCGGGCGCCGGCTATTTCGTGGACGGCAAGCTGGCGGCGGTTCACAGCTTCGCGCTGTGGTATCGCAGCGACGAATCGCAGAACCGTTTCGGCCAGCTGAAGGGTGCGGTGTCCATCTATAACCATCTGGATTTCATCACCAGCAACATTCCCGAGCCGGCCACCTGGGCGATGATGATCATCGGCTTTGGCATGGTGGGCGGCGCGGCCCGCCGCTCGGCAAGGATGGCGAAGGCGGCCTGAAGCCTTTCGTCAGGACGATGCGAAGGCCGCCCGGTTTCCGATGGGAACCGGGCGGTTTTCCGTTTATGGGCAGGCCGATGGTGCTGGAGGATGCGTGGGAATGATCAGGCTGTACACGGCGGCGACGCCCAACGGGTACAAGGTGTCGGTGGCGCTGGAGGAAATGGCGCTGCCCTATGAGGTGCATCGCATCGACCTTTCCAAAGGCGAGCAGAAGCAGGACTGGTTCCTGAAAATCTGCCCCAACGGGCGCATCCCGGCGATCGAGGATGATGGCTTCGCGGTGTTCGAGAGCGGCGCGATCCTGGTTTACCTGGCGGAGAAGACGGGCCTGTTCCTGCCGACCGATGCAAAGGGGCGCAGCCGGGTGATGCAGTGGCTGATGTTCCAGATGGGCGGCGTGGGGCCGATGATGGGACAGGCGAACGTGTTCTTCCGCTATTTCCCGGAGAAGATCCAGCCGGCGATCGACCGCTATCAGGGCGAGGTGAAGCGGCTGTTCGGCGTGCTCGACCGGCAGCTGGCGGACCATGAGTATCTGGCCGGCGATTATTCCATCGCCGACATGGCGACCTGGTGCTGGACTCGCACGGCGAGCTGGTCGGGCGTGGAATCGGCGCCGTTCGTGCACCTGTCGCGCTGGCATGCGGCGATCGCGGCGCGGCCGGCGGCGCAGCGGGGCATCGAGGTGCCGGATGATGCCGGTGCGATGCGCAAGGCCTTGAGCAACACCGACGAGGAGGCCAACCGGAAATTCGCCGAGGAAGCGCGGAAGATCGTGGAGATGGGCAAGCGGGACTGACCTGCGCTGACAGTGCATATGTCATAAGTTATTGTTATGGCTTGAAAATGTAACATTTCTGGCATCTGATGGTCATCGCGATGTCGCCGATCTTTCATGCTGCATCGCCACAAGACCGCATCAACTTTGATGGGGTGTGGTCATGGTGGCAGGTTTTCGCGCAGCGTTGCTGTTGTCCTCGATGCTGGCGGCGCCGGTGCTGGCGCAGGGGGCGCCCTCCCCCGCGGTGACGGCGGCGGCGGATGCCGAGGAAATCGTGGTCTATGGCCGCGGCGAGGTGCGGCAGCAGGCGGTGGTGACGGCGGCCGACATCGCCGTGCTGACGCCGGGATCGAGCGCGTTCAAGGCGATCGAGAAGCTGCCGGGGGTGAATTTCCAGTCGGCCGACCCGTTCGGCGTTTATGAATGGTCGACACGGATCTCGCTGCGCGGGTTCAACCAGAACCAGCTGGGGTTCACGCTGGACGGCGTGCCGCTGGGCGACATGTCCTATGGCAACACCAACGGGCTGCATATCAGCCGGGCGATCATCAGCGACAATATCGCGACGACGAAGGTGAGCCAGGGGGCCGGTGCGCTGGGGACGGCGAGCACGAGCAACCTGGGCGGCACGATCGAGTTCATCAGCCGCGAACCCGGCGCCGATTTCGGCATGGCGGCGAACGCCACCTATGGCTCGGAAAACACGTTCCGCGGTTTCCTGCGGCTGGACAGCGGCGACCTGGGCGGGTTCCGCGCGTCGCTTTCCTATGCCTATCTGGACGCCGGCAAGTGGAAGGGCAGCGGGCAGCAGCGCAGCCACCAGGTGAACGCCAAGGCGACCTATGGTTTCGGTGACAGCGGCAAGGTAACGGCCTTCGTGAACTTCACCGACCGGAAGGAGAATGACTATCAGGACCTGTCGCTCGATATGATCCGGCGGCTGGGCTATGACTGGGACAATGTCTCCAGCAACTGGCCGCTGGCGGTGCGGGTGGCCTATGTCGGGGCGAACACCGGCTATACCGGGGTGAGCGTGGCGCCGAACGGGTTCGGAACGGTGTATCCGGCGCCGTTCGCCAATGCCGACGATGCCTATTATGACGCCGGCGGGCTGCGGCGGGACTGGCTGACCGGGCTGAAGGTGGAATCGAAGCTGGGCGAGGCGGTGACGGCGAGCGTCCAGGGCTATTATCACAGCAACAAGGGCCAGGGGTCCTGGTTCACGCCCTATGCGGTGTCACCGAGCGGCGGGATTCCGATCGCGTTCCGGACGACCGAATATGACATCTCGCGCTGGGGGGTGATCGGCACGCTGGCGGGCGAGTTCGGGGCGCACCGGCCGGCGCTGACGCTGTGGTACGAGAACAACGACTTCAACCAGGCGCGGCGCTTCTATGACATCGGATCGAGCCTGACGGCGCCGAACACGACGGCGCTGACCTATCAGTCGAACCCGTTCTTCACGCAGTGGTACAATGCCTATACCACCCGCACCTTGCAGTTTTCGGTGCAGGACCAGTGGGATGTGACCGACGACTTCACCCTGTCGGCGGGGTTCAAGGGGCAGTCGGTGAAACTGCGCGCGGACGCGATCGCGCCGTCGCCCGGCCCGCTGGCGCTGGGGCGGATCAAGAATGAGGACCTGTTCCTGCCGCAGGTGGGGGCGCTGTACCGGCTGGGGGGCGGCACCGAGCTGTTCGCCAACTTCACGGCGAACCAGCGGGCGTTCACGGCGGCGGCGACGTCCGGGCCGTTCGCGACGACGCAGCTGCGTTTCGACGCGATCCGCAACCGGCTGCGGCCGGAGAAGTCCAACACGGTGGAAGGCGGCGTGCGCTTTGGCGAGGGCGCGGTGCGTGGCGTGGTCGCGGTCTATTATGTCAATTTCAAGGACCGGCTGCTGATCGCGCCGGTGGGCGCAGGGATCGAAGGCCGGCCGCCGGTGCTGGCGAATGTCGGCAACGTGCGCTCGCTGGGGGTGGAGACCGGGGTGACGTGGCGCATCATGCCGCCGCTGACGCTGACGCTGAGCTATGCCTATAATGAATCGACCTATCGCAACAATGTGGTGGATGATGCCGGCGCGGTGTTGCAGGCGATCCGGGGCAAGCGGGTGGTGGACAGCCCGGACAGCATCGGCAACCTGGACATCGCCTATGACGACGGCGCGTTCCAGGCGCGGGCCGGCGCCAACTGGATGTCGCGGCGTTACTTCACCTATTCCAACGACCAGTCGGTGCCGGGGCGCGTGCTGGTGGATGCCAGCATCGGCTATCGCATCAACGGCACGGGCAGTTTCGCCGACGGCTTCGCGATCCAGGCGAGCGTGACCAATCTGTTCGACAAACGCTATGTGTCCACCATCGGTTCGAACGGCTATGGCTTCAGTGGCGACAACCAGACGCTGATGGCGGGAGCACCGCGGCAGGCGTTCGTGACGGTCAAGAAGGAGTTCTGATGGCACGATGGCTGGTCTTCGCGCTGCTGATGCTGTCAGGTGTCGCCATGGCCGCCCCCCCTGCCCCGCCGATCGTGATCGCGCATCGCGGCGCCTCTGCGGAGCGGCCGGAGCATACGCTGGAGGCCTATGCCGAGGCGATCCGGGAGGGGGCGGATTTCATCGAGCCCGATCTGGTGCCGACGAAGGATGGCGTGCTGGTGGCGCGGCACGAGAATGAGATTTCCGGCACGACCGATGTGGCGGAGCGGCCGGAATTCGCCGGGCGGAAGGCAACGAAGACCATCGACGGCGAGTTGGTGACGGGCTGGTTCACCGAGGATTTCACGCTGGCCGAGCTGAAGACGCTGCGGGCAAAGGAACGGCTGCCGCAGCTGCGGCCGGCGAACCGCGTCTGGGACGGGAAGCTGGAGGTGCCGACCCTGCAGGAGATCATCGATCTGGTGCGGGCCGAGGCGAAACGCAGCGGGCGGGTGGTCGGCATTTATCCGGAGACGAAACACCCGAGCTATTTCCGGAGCATCGGCCTGCCGCTGGAGGCGCGGCTGGTGGAGCAGCTGCACCGCAATGGCTATAAGGGACGCAAGGCCCCGGTGTTCATCCAGAGTTTCGAGGTGGACAATCTGAAGCTGTTGCGGTCGCTGACCGACCTGCCGCTCATCCAACTGGTGGGTGACAGGGGCGCGCCGGCGGACGGGGCGGTGGCGAGCTATGACGCGATGATGGAGCCGGCCGAGCTGAAGGCCATCGCACGCTATGCCGACGGCATCGGGCCGTTCAAGGACCGGGTGATTCCGCGCAAGGCCGATGGGTCGCTGGGCGAGCCGAGCTGCCTGGTGCCGATGGCGCATGCGGAAGGGCTGAAGGTGCATCCCTGGACGATGCGGCCGGAGAATTATTTCCTGCCTTTGCCGTATCGGCGTGGCGACGACCCGACGGCGCGGGGCGATGCGGCGGGCGAGATCGCGGCGTTTCTGAAGGCCGGCGTGGACGGGGTGTTCAGCGATTCGCCGGCGGCGGCGGTGACGGCGGTTCGGCAGGCCGTTCCAGCAGCGCGTTGATGGTGGCGGTGGCGATGGGGCGGTCGCGGCCGTCCTGCCAGGCAGTGGCGCGCAGGTTGGCAACACGGCGGCCGGCGCGGGTGATCTCCACCGCGGCGAAGGTGTCGCGCATCAGCCCGACGCGGAGATAATCGACGGTGACATTGACCGGCTTGATCGCGACGCCGGCGCCGAGGCGTTCACGCAGCGCGACGATGGCGGCGACCTCCAGGAAGCCGGCGATGGAACCGCCATGCAGCCGTTCGGGGGCGCCGATCAGGCCGGGATCGAAGGGCATGACGAAAGTCTCGCCGTCGCGGCGCAGGCCGAGGGTGGCGGCATAGGGCGGCAGCGGGATCACGCGTCGGTCATCATGAAGGTGCCGGTGACATGCGCGACCGGACGCGCGGGATCGCCATCATGCGCGATGCCGCGGACGAAGGCGACGCTGCGGGTGAGTTTGTAGGTTTCGGCGCGACCCACGACCGTCGCGCCGGGGGTGGCCGGGCGGAGATAATCGGCACGCAGGTCCAGCGTGGCGTGCTGCACCCAGCGTTTCAGCGCCATGATGACGCTGATGCCGGAGGCCGAATCCATCAGGCTGAAGATCGCGCCCGAGGCGATGACGCCAGTGTCGGGATAGGCGACCAGGTGGGGGGCATAGGGCAGTTCGAGTTCCGCCCAGCCGTCGCCGGCGGCGAGGAAGCGCAGGCCGAGCGTGCGGTGGTGCGGCACGTAGCGCACGAAACGGTCGACGATGGTGGCGGGATCGAAGCTCATGCGGCGAGGCGGGTCGCGGCTTCGCGCACGCGCGCGATCATGTTGGGCAGGCCCTGCGTGCGGTTGCTGGACAGGTGCTGGCGCAGGCCCAGCCGATCGATGGTGGCGGCGAAATCGGTGGCGAGGACTTCCGCCGGGGTCTTGCCGTCGGCCATGGCGACCACCAGCGCGACGATCCCCTTGGTGATGGCGGCGTCGCTGTCGGCGGCGAAGCGCAGCCGCTCACCCTCCGCCAGCGGATAGACCCAGACATTGGCGGAGCAGCCGGGGACGCGGGTGGCATCGGTCTTGAGCGCGGGGTCCATCGGCGGCAGCGCGCGACCGAGCGCGATGAGCTGGGCGTAACGGTCATCCCAGTCGAGCGCGGCGTCCCATTCGTCCAGGATGTGCGGGAAAGTGGGAAGCATGGGGCAGCGATGGCGGGTGACATGCCGGGGGTCAAGCGGGCTTGATCTGGCCGACGCGGCGCGGCTGTGTTAATTCTTCTCCGTGTTTCAGGGAGGCTGCCATGCGGATGTGGGTGCGGGGTGCCATTGCCATGACGATGATTGCCGGCTCGCCGGGGTGGGCGCAGGAGGCACCGATCGCCACCAGCGGCGGCCCGATGCTGAACTTCAGCGGTTGCCGATACTATGAGCATGCGGGCTTCAAAGGCTGGTCACGCGACCTGCGGCAGGGAGTCAGGCGTGCCTATGTCAGCGATCGTTACAATGATGCGATTTCATCGATCGCGTGCAGCGATGACTGTTCGATCATCGTTTACGAACATCGCGATTTCCAGGGCGCGAACCGCGAATTTGCCGGCAACTACAATTATGTCGGCGATCGCTGGAACGACCGGATCAGTTCCGCCCGCCTGAGCTGTCGCTGAGCGCCTGCTCCTACGCCATTTGTTGTCGCCGTGAATGGCGATAGACTGGTGGCGGGAGGCGCGCGGTGGAGATTCGGGGGGTGCTGGCTGACGTGGGTCTGTTCGCCGGGCTGTCGGCTGACGCGCTGGATGCGCTCGCCGCGGTGGCGGTGCCCATGGGGCTGCCCGGTGGCGCGCGGCTGATCGAGCAGGGCGGGGTCAGCGCCGGCGTCTGGGTGTTGCTGTCGGGCCGGTTGAAGGTGGTGCGGGCAGGCGAGAGCGGGCCGCTGGGGTTCGTCAATCCGGGCGAGAGCGTCGGCGAACTGTCGATGATTTCCGGCGCGCCGCACATGGCGCATGTCAGCGCGGTGCGCGACAGCCTGTTGCTGCACGTGCCGAAGGAGGCGCTGCGGCAGGTGCTGCGCGATTCACCGGAATCGATGTGGCGGATGATGCAGCTGCTGGTGACGCGCACGACCCGGCAGGAGGGGCTGGCGGCGCCGCGGACGCTGGCGGTGATCGCGCTGACGCCGGGGCTGGACGCGTTGGACTTCGCCCGCCGGCTGGTGGCGCCGTTGCAGGCGTTGGGGTTGAAGGTGGCGCTGCTCAGCGATGGTGACGCCCGCGCCGGTCCCGATGCGCTGGCGGCGGTGGAGGCAGCGCATGACGTGACGCTCTATGCCGCCGGCGGGGAGGCCGAGACCTGGCGGGCACGGGCGTTGCGGCAGGCCGACCGGGTGTTGTTGCTGGCGGGGCGGGCGCGGCCGCTGCACCCCGAATTGCGGGCGTTGCTGGCGGCCTCCGCGGCGGCGCCGTTCGACCTGGCACTGCTGGAGGGGGAGGATGCCGCGGGATGGCGGGCCCTGCTGCCGCTGTCCGTGACGCTGCCGGTGGCGGCGGGTGACGGCGCGGCGCTCGGCCGGCTGGCGCGGCTGCTGGTGAATCGCGCGGTGGGCATCGTGCTGTCCGGCGGTGGCGCGCGCGGGCTGGCGCATCTGGGTGTGGTGAAGGCGCTGCGGGCGGCGGGCGTGGTGATCGACCGCTTCGCCGGTGTGTCGATGGGGTCGATCGTGGCCGCGGGCTATGCCGCCGGCTGGAGCCAGGAGGAGGCGGAGGCGCGCTTCCATGCCAGTTTCGTGGTGGCGAACCCGGTCAGCGATTACACGCTGCCGCTGCTGGCGCTGACGGGCGGGCGCAAGGTGAGCGCGCTGCTGCGGGCGGCGTTCGGCGAGCGCCGGATCGAGGCCCTGCCCCACCCCTATTTTTGCGTGTCCACCAACCTTTCGAACGCGAGCGAGCGGCTGCACCGCGAGGGCCTGTTGTGGCAGGCGGTGCGGGCCAGCCTGGCGATCCCCGGGCTGTTGCCGCCGGTGGCGATGGCGGGCGAGGTGCTGGTGGACGGCGCCGTGCTGAACAATTTCCCGGTGCTGCATGCGCGGGGCGAGGGGCGCGGGCCGGTGATCGGGGTGGATGTGGGCAGCCAGCTGGCGCTGGAATGCCGCGCGGAGGAGCTGGATGGCAGCGGTTTTCGCTGGCTGGGGCGGCGGGGCGAGGCGCCGGGCATCGCCTCGGTGCTGGCGCGCTCCGGCACGCTGACCAGCCGGGAAACGCGGGCCAATGCGGCGCGGGCGTGCGACCTGCTGCTGACACCACCAGTGGGCGGATTGCCGATCCTGGACTGGCGGCAGTTCGGCCGCGCGCTGGAGATTGGTTACGCCCATGCCAGCGAGCGGATTGCGGCGGCGCCCGCGGAGGTGCTGGGGCGGCTGGGGTTGTAGGTTTGTATTGAGCGTGACGGTCGTCACGCCGACACCCACACGAATCATGCCAGGTTTCCCCCCAACGGGCGA carries:
- a CDS encoding patatin-like phospholipase family protein, translated to MEIRGVLADVGLFAGLSADALDALAAVAVPMGLPGGARLIEQGGVSAGVWVLLSGRLKVVRAGESGPLGFVNPGESVGELSMISGAPHMAHVSAVRDSLLLHVPKEALRQVLRDSPESMWRMMQLLVTRTTRQEGLAAPRTLAVIALTPGLDALDFARRLVAPLQALGLKVALLSDGDARAGPDALAAVEAAHDVTLYAAGGEAETWRARALRQADRVLLLAGRARPLHPELRALLAASAAAPFDLALLEGEDAAGWRALLPLSVTLPVAAGDGAALGRLARLLVNRAVGIVLSGGGARGLAHLGVVKALRAAGVVIDRFAGVSMGSIVAAGYAAGWSQEEAEARFHASFVVANPVSDYTLPLLALTGGRKVSALLRAAFGERRIEALPHPYFCVSTNLSNASERLHREGLLWQAVRASLAIPGLLPPVAMAGEVLVDGAVLNNFPVLHARGEGRGPVIGVDVGSQLALECRAEELDGSGFRWLGRRGEAPGIASVLARSGTLTSRETRANAARACDLLLTPPVGGLPILDWRQFGRALEIGYAHASERIAAAPAEVLGRLGL